The proteins below are encoded in one region of Sphingobacterium sp. R2:
- a CDS encoding response regulator has translation MDIKNKCTIVYADDALIHHILMRAMTQSHLLNLVYCASNGMDLIDYLHDNGHELPQICILDLHMPVLNGIETAKIMKEKFPSVRIFGLTSSSDENERMKMRDAGAEEIFSKEQMPLLMKQLAS, from the coding sequence ATGGATATAAAAAATAAATGTACGATTGTCTATGCTGATGATGCGTTAATTCATCATATACTGATGCGTGCTATGACTCAATCTCATTTATTGAATTTGGTTTATTGTGCTTCTAATGGGATGGACTTAATTGACTACCTCCATGACAACGGACATGAGCTTCCTCAGATATGTATACTGGATCTACATATGCCCGTGCTAAACGGAATAGAAACGGCTAAAATAATGAAAGAAAAGTTCCCTTCCGTCAGGATATTCGGTCTAACATCGAGCAGTGATGAAAATGAACGTATGAAAATGCGGGACGCTGGGGCAGAAGAGATTTTTTCAAAGGAGCAGATGCCTTTATTAATGAAACAACTTGCTTCTTGA
- a CDS encoding YwbE family protein: MDGRNRADIKPGMLVNIILKKDQRTGNLTEGIVKDLLTSSSYHSRGIKVRLMDGQIGRVAEIIEDDF, translated from the coding sequence ATGGATGGAAGAAATAGAGCAGATATAAAGCCTGGTATGTTGGTGAATATCATCTTAAAAAAAGATCAACGTACTGGAAATCTTACAGAGGGGATTGTGAAGGACTTGTTGACCTCATCCTCTTATCATTCGAGAGGAATTAAAGTGAGATTGATGGACGGCCAAATAGGAAGAGTGGCCGAAATTATTGAAGATGACTTTTAG
- the rseP gene encoding RIP metalloprotease RseP, which produces MGVLIMVGQVILGLSILIVLHELGHFLAARAFGIKVEKFYLFFDAWGVKLFKFNYKGCEYGIGWLPLGGYVKIAGMIDESMDTEQLKGEPQPWEFRSKPAWQRLIVMLGGIIVNIVVGVIVFWMLTFKMGNTDIKMDQLVNGIVPGSIGESIGLKAGDKVISIDGHRVENYSELISSKVLMGGVTLAVERGGVTEDVKVPADLLNTLSDKKGEKFIEPRIKTTSIAEVAPGSVASKMGFVKGDSIIAVNNIQVPFFDQFRAQIKANINKTVTIKVVRKGNEVSLQGNVPADAMLGFGINRDYSIKSFTTQYTLTEAFTIGAKKAFTVITDNAKGFGKIFKGEVRADKALSGPIGIATLFGTEVDWIRFWSLVGMLSMALAFMNLLPIPALDGGHVLFLLIEMIQGKPLSEKFLEKAQMVGFFILLALMVFIFGNDIFKLFK; this is translated from the coding sequence ATGGGTGTTTTAATTATGGTCGGACAAGTGATTCTAGGCTTGTCAATTTTAATTGTTCTACATGAGTTAGGACATTTTTTAGCAGCGCGTGCATTTGGTATCAAGGTAGAAAAGTTTTATTTGTTCTTTGATGCTTGGGGAGTGAAATTGTTTAAATTCAATTATAAAGGATGTGAATATGGTATTGGCTGGTTACCATTAGGTGGTTATGTCAAAATTGCTGGGATGATCGATGAGTCGATGGATACGGAGCAATTGAAGGGCGAACCACAGCCATGGGAATTTCGGTCAAAACCAGCTTGGCAACGTTTAATTGTTATGCTGGGCGGTATTATTGTCAATATTGTAGTCGGTGTTATCGTTTTTTGGATGCTGACTTTTAAAATGGGCAATACAGATATCAAAATGGACCAGCTTGTAAACGGTATTGTGCCGGGATCTATTGGGGAATCCATTGGCTTGAAAGCTGGAGATAAAGTCATTTCAATTGATGGTCACCGTGTCGAAAATTATTCCGAGCTGATCAGTTCTAAAGTATTGATGGGGGGAGTTACCCTTGCTGTTGAACGTGGTGGTGTGACTGAAGATGTCAAAGTTCCAGCCGATTTATTAAATACGCTTTCTGACAAAAAAGGCGAGAAGTTTATTGAGCCCCGAATTAAGACGACCAGCATAGCGGAAGTAGCGCCAGGTTCAGTGGCGAGCAAAATGGGTTTTGTGAAGGGAGATAGCATTATTGCCGTAAATAATATACAGGTTCCTTTCTTTGACCAATTTAGAGCACAGATAAAAGCGAATATCAATAAAACTGTAACAATTAAAGTCGTACGCAAAGGTAATGAAGTTTCCTTGCAAGGAAATGTCCCTGCAGATGCCATGCTTGGGTTTGGTATTAACCGTGATTATTCCATCAAATCTTTTACAACGCAATATACTTTGACAGAAGCATTTACAATTGGTGCAAAGAAGGCTTTTACAGTGATTACCGATAATGCCAAAGGATTTGGCAAAATTTTTAAAGGCGAAGTGCGTGCTGATAAAGCCTTATCGGGTCCTATTGGTATAGCTACTTTGTTTGGTACTGAGGTGGATTGGATCCGTTTTTGGTCTTTGGTCGGAATGTTGTCGATGGCATTGGCATTTATGAACCTATTGCCTATTCCAGCGCTGGATGGTGGTCACGTATTATTCTTATTGATTGAAATGATACAAGGTAAGCCATTGAGCGAAAAATTTCTGGAAAAGGCGCAGATGGTTGGTTTCTTTATTCTTTTGGCCTTAATGGTATTTATATTCGGAAACGATATTTTTAAGCTATTTAAATAG
- a CDS encoding 1-deoxy-D-xylulose-5-phosphate reductoisomerase codes for MNKKGIAILGATGSIGTQALDVIRAFPNKFEAVVLTCGSNAALLIQQALEFKPKAVVVTDSLQYGYVQDALKGHNIAVLLGEVGLVEVVQYEDVDIVLNAIVGSAGLKPTVKAIQSKKDIALANKETLVVAGELIMALVREYGVRMLPVDSEHSAIFQCLTGEEHNPIEKIYVTASGGPFRGKSRAELRCVTKAQALKHPNWSMGAKITIDSASLMNKGLEVIEAKWLFNLSIDQVDVIVHPQSIVHSLVQFQDGSMKAQMGLPDMKLPIQYALTYPARFENNFERFNFMDYPTLSFEKADLETFRNLALAYESLRTGGNRSCVLNAANEVVVDAFLKDRVGFLEMSDVIEQTLDQVEFIAAPTLDDYLETDRIARLITKEIIKD; via the coding sequence TTGAATAAAAAAGGAATTGCCATTTTAGGGGCAACGGGAAGTATAGGCACGCAAGCCTTGGATGTTATAAGAGCCTTTCCTAATAAATTTGAAGCAGTCGTTTTGACATGTGGTAGCAATGCAGCATTGTTAATTCAACAGGCTTTGGAGTTTAAGCCCAAAGCAGTTGTTGTAACGGATTCCCTTCAATATGGTTATGTCCAGGATGCCCTAAAAGGGCATAATATTGCTGTTCTTTTAGGTGAAGTGGGGTTGGTTGAAGTGGTTCAATATGAAGATGTTGATATTGTTTTGAATGCAATTGTTGGATCTGCCGGATTAAAGCCTACTGTGAAAGCGATTCAGTCCAAAAAGGATATCGCTTTGGCTAACAAGGAAACGCTGGTTGTCGCTGGCGAGCTGATTATGGCTTTGGTGCGTGAATATGGCGTTCGAATGCTACCTGTGGATTCAGAACATTCGGCAATTTTCCAGTGTTTGACCGGAGAGGAGCATAATCCAATAGAGAAAATCTACGTTACCGCTTCTGGCGGGCCTTTTAGAGGTAAAAGTAGAGCTGAGCTTCGCTGTGTTACCAAGGCTCAAGCATTGAAGCATCCCAATTGGTCTATGGGAGCCAAAATCACCATTGATTCCGCTTCTTTGATGAATAAAGGCTTAGAAGTCATTGAAGCAAAATGGCTTTTCAATTTGTCCATAGATCAAGTCGATGTCATTGTACATCCTCAGTCTATTGTCCATTCCCTGGTTCAGTTTCAAGACGGTTCTATGAAAGCGCAAATGGGCCTGCCTGATATGAAATTGCCGATCCAATATGCGTTGACATACCCAGCACGTTTCGAAAATAATTTTGAGCGTTTTAATTTTATGGACTATCCAACACTCAGTTTCGAAAAAGCAGATTTGGAAACCTTCAGAAACCTGGCTCTTGCTTATGAGAGTTTACGGACCGGTGGCAATAGAAGCTGCGTCTTGAATGCCGCTAATGAAGTGGTTGTAGATGCGTTCTTGAAAGATCGAGTTGGTTTTCTGGAGATGAGTGATGTGATTGAACAGACACTGGATCAAGTAGAATTTATTGCAGCCCCAACGTTGGATGATTATCTGGAAACGGATCGTATAGCAAGATTAATAACAAAGGAAATAATCAAAGATTAA
- a CDS encoding beta-carotene 15,15'-monooxygenase gives MIQFLKESTFAVNEVFNKSLELLKKHYFSVAGLCFLLFVTSGLSNYLATSISDFNVVLSGFMAFFFMVMYFGLNMTLFKYILSLIDGNHDKKLIQCIPSSKELVYFFGAMLSIMVLSIMLLMLLGAVSLPFLYLFENGENRVELMSKFTMFVVFVAAILTFLLIIRVAFYPFFIIDKHAGTFKSLRFSFALTKGNVFKLLLILAVFAFFQLLQMYFNFLEYYIIFIILNLVSSFLVVPLACIVVSVAYRSMMADYHGGEDPEILKNIF, from the coding sequence ATGATTCAATTCCTAAAGGAAAGTACTTTTGCCGTTAATGAGGTTTTTAATAAGTCATTGGAGTTGCTGAAAAAGCATTATTTTTCTGTTGCCGGACTTTGTTTTCTGTTATTTGTGACTTCTGGACTCTCCAATTATCTCGCAACATCGATTAGTGATTTCAATGTAGTGTTGAGTGGTTTTATGGCGTTTTTTTTCATGGTAATGTATTTCGGATTGAACATGACTTTGTTTAAGTATATTTTGAGTCTGATTGATGGAAACCATGATAAGAAGCTGATTCAATGTATCCCAAGTTCAAAAGAGCTGGTTTACTTTTTCGGAGCTATGCTCAGTATTATGGTGCTTTCAATAATGCTCTTAATGTTATTGGGAGCAGTTTCTTTACCCTTCCTATATTTGTTTGAAAACGGTGAAAACCGTGTGGAGCTGATGAGCAAGTTTACAATGTTTGTCGTTTTTGTGGCAGCCATATTGACCTTTCTCCTAATCATAAGAGTGGCATTTTATCCGTTCTTCATTATTGATAAACACGCGGGAACTTTCAAATCTTTGCGTTTTAGTTTCGCACTGACAAAGGGTAACGTGTTCAAACTGTTGTTGATTTTGGCTGTGTTTGCTTTCTTTCAGTTGCTGCAGATGTATTTTAATTTTCTAGAATATTACATAATTTTTATTATTTTGAACCTCGTTAGTTCTTTTTTGGTTGTACCTTTAGCTTGCATTGTCGTTTCGGTAGCTTATCGTTCAATGATGGCCGATTACCATGGTGGAGAGGACCCAGAGATTTTAAAAAATATATTTTAA